From Microaerobacter geothermalis, a single genomic window includes:
- a CDS encoding 50S ribosomal protein L7ae-like protein, producing MSYEKVKQASNTIIGTKQTLKAIESDSVAEVIIARDADKRVVSGAIKLCQEKGVPLSYVDSMKKLGRACGIDVGAAMVAIRKER from the coding sequence ATGTCTTATGAAAAAGTGAAACAGGCTAGCAATACCATCATTGGCACGAAGCAAACACTGAAAGCTATTGAATCAGATTCAGTTGCAGAAGTGATCATTGCCCGTGATGCAGATAAACGAGTTGTGTCCGGAGCAATAAAACTGTGCCAAGAAAAAGGAGTCCCCCTTAGCTATGTCGATTCGATGAAAAAACTGGGGAGAGCCTGCGGTATAGATGTAGGTGCGGCGATGGTGGCCATTAGAAAAGAACGTTAG
- the rpsL gene encoding 30S ribosomal protein S12, translating into MPTMNQLVRKGRKAKIEKSKSPALQKGYNSFRKEQTDLSSPQKRGVCTRVGTMTPKKPNSALRKYARVRLTNGIEVTAYIPGIGHNLQEHSVVLVRGGRVKDLPGVRYHIVRGALDTAGVQNRLQGRSKYGTKRPKAKKS; encoded by the coding sequence ATGCCAACAATGAACCAACTCGTTCGAAAAGGACGTAAGGCAAAGATTGAAAAATCCAAATCACCCGCTTTGCAAAAAGGGTATAATAGCTTTCGGAAAGAGCAAACTGATTTAAGTTCTCCACAAAAGCGTGGAGTGTGTACTCGTGTAGGTACCATGACACCTAAAAAGCCAAACTCTGCTTTGCGTAAGTATGCCCGTGTTCGTTTAACTAACGGGATCGAGGTGACAGCCTATATTCCAGGAATCGGACATAACTTGCAAGAACACAGTGTTGTTCTGGTGCGTGGGGGCCGCGTGAAGGATCTGCCTGGTGTTCGTTACCATATCGTGCGTGGAGCGCTAGATACAGCGGGTGTGCAAAATCGTTTGCAGGGACGTTCTAAATATGGTACAAAGCGCCCTAAGGCAAAGAAATCATAA
- the rpsG gene encoding 30S ribosomal protein S7 — MPRKGPVSRRDVLPDPIYNSKLVTRLINRIMIDGKRGVAQSILYDAFDIIRERTGRDPMEVFEQALKNIMPVLEVKARRVGGANYQVPVEVKPERRTTLGLRWLVQYSRNRNEKTMQERLAAEILDAANNTGASVKKREDTHKMAEANKAFAHYRW; from the coding sequence ATGCCACGTAAGGGTCCAGTTTCTCGCAGGGATGTGTTGCCCGATCCAATCTACAACAGTAAATTGGTGACTCGCTTGATCAATCGGATTATGATTGATGGAAAAAGAGGAGTAGCCCAATCTATCTTATATGACGCCTTTGATATTATCCGTGAACGTACGGGTCGCGACCCAATGGAAGTCTTTGAACAGGCACTAAAAAACATCATGCCAGTACTAGAAGTAAAGGCACGGCGTGTAGGTGGAGCCAACTATCAGGTACCTGTTGAAGTAAAGCCTGAAAGACGCACTACATTAGGGTTGCGCTGGCTAGTTCAGTATTCCCGGAATAGAAATGAGAAGACGATGCAAGAGCGTTTGGCTGCTGAAATTTTAGATGCAGCGAACAATACAGGAGCTTCTGTGAAAAAGCGTGAAGATACCCATAAGATGGCTGAAGCGAACAAAGCTTTTGCCCATTATCGCTGGTAA